In Lycium ferocissimum isolate CSIRO_LF1 chromosome 11, AGI_CSIRO_Lferr_CH_V1, whole genome shotgun sequence, a single genomic region encodes these proteins:
- the LOC132037596 gene encoding uncharacterized protein LOC132037596, protein MKQKVVIRLSLSRNDQKCRSKAFKIAVSQPGVESAAIQGDGKNQLEVVGEQIDAVTLTSSLRKNLGQAELVSAGPATAAGNKDKSSDIKASVVPVTIQSQPYYYPYYAAPQYPVYQVRDSYQQEGCSIM, encoded by the exons CAAAAGGTGGTTATCAGATTATCTTTGAGCAGAAATGATCAGAAATGTCGGTCAAAGGCCTTCAAGATTGCCGTTTCTCAGCCAG GGGTGGAATCGGCAGCTATTCAAGGGGACGGAAAGAACCAATTAGAAGTTGTGGGTGAGCAGATTGACGCGGTGACACTGACAAGTTCGCTCAGGAAGAATTTGGGGCAGGCGGAGTTGGTGAGCGCTGGCCCTGCTACTGCTGCTGGCAATAAAGATAAAAGTTCTGACATAAAAGCTTCAGTTGTGCCTGTGACAATACAGTCACAACCATATTACTACCCCTATTATGCGGCACCTCAATATCCAGTTTACCAAGTTAGAGATTCATATCAACAAGAAGGCTGCTCAATTATGTAA